The Bacteroidota bacterium genome includes a region encoding these proteins:
- a CDS encoding amidohydrolase, with protein MKYILSLICFLIALTVVPAQAQSMQLDEATESKIAALEEQVIAWRRDFHEHPELSNREFRTAEKVAAHLKQLGMEVTTGVAHTGVIGLLKGGKPGPVVALRADMDALPVTERVDLPFASKQTALYNGEEVGVMHACGHDTHVAMMMGVAEVLAGMQSVLKGTVKFIFQPAEEGPPAGEEGGAKLMVKEGVLTNPDVDAAFALHIDALTETGYINYNAGGTFASADDLYIKVKGEQSHGAFPWLGVDPIVTSAHIITALQTIVSRQVPLIEQAAVVTIGSIHGGNRGNIIPEEVEMVGTIRSLDPEVRDNIHKQVRRIATNVAESMGATVEVAIGEQMAYPVTYNNPTLTDEMTPVLSAIAGEGRTYVRKPETGAEDFAYFAELVPGFYFMLGGRPSDVPLSETADHHTPDFYIDESSLILGVRAMTAVALAYMENHTGD; from the coding sequence ATGAAGTACATCCTCTCTCTGATATGCTTTTTGATCGCACTAACTGTAGTCCCGGCCCAGGCACAAAGCATGCAGCTTGACGAAGCCACTGAATCAAAAATTGCAGCACTGGAAGAACAGGTTATTGCCTGGCGTCGAGACTTTCATGAACACCCAGAGCTATCCAATCGTGAGTTCAGGACTGCGGAGAAAGTTGCGGCCCATTTAAAGCAGCTGGGCATGGAGGTAACCACTGGTGTGGCGCACACGGGTGTAATAGGACTCCTTAAAGGCGGCAAACCCGGACCAGTGGTCGCGCTCCGCGCTGACATGGATGCACTCCCTGTGACCGAGCGGGTTGACCTTCCGTTTGCCTCGAAGCAAACGGCCCTATACAACGGTGAAGAAGTGGGTGTCATGCATGCTTGTGGACACGATACCCATGTGGCTATGATGATGGGCGTGGCGGAGGTGCTTGCCGGCATGCAATCTGTACTAAAAGGCACGGTAAAATTCATTTTTCAGCCAGCGGAAGAAGGTCCGCCGGCTGGTGAGGAAGGCGGCGCCAAACTGATGGTCAAAGAGGGCGTGCTCACCAATCCTGACGTCGATGCTGCCTTTGCCCTGCACATCGATGCACTCACGGAGACGGGTTACATCAACTACAACGCCGGCGGCACCTTTGCCAGTGCTGACGACCTGTACATCAAAGTAAAGGGTGAACAATCCCACGGCGCTTTTCCCTGGCTAGGCGTTGACCCCATTGTTACGTCAGCCCATATTATCACGGCCCTGCAGACCATTGTCAGCCGGCAGGTCCCCCTCATCGAACAAGCAGCCGTTGTGACAATCGGCAGCATCCATGGCGGCAATCGCGGCAACATCATCCCGGAAGAAGTAGAAATGGTCGGCACCATCCGTTCACTCGACCCTGAGGTCCGCGACAACATCCATAAACAAGTGCGCCGTATTGCCACAAACGTTGCAGAAAGTATGGGTGCAACCGTTGAGGTAGCAATTGGCGAACAAATGGCTTATCCCGTCACCTACAACAACCCCACGCTTACGGATGAAATGACGCCCGTCCTGTCTGCGATTGCCGGCGAAGGGCGCACCTACGTCCGCAAACCCGAAACTGGCGCTGAAGACTTTGCCTATTTTGCTGAGCTCGTGCCCGGCTTCTACTTCATGCTCGGCGGCCGGCCATCCGACGTACCGCTATCCGAAACCGCTGATCATCACACACCTGATTTCTATATCGACGAAAGCAGCCTGATCCTTGGCGTCCGGGCCATGACTGCGGTGGCGCTTGCCTATATGGAAAACCACACCGGCGATTAA